Proteins from one Juglans microcarpa x Juglans regia isolate MS1-56 chromosome 1S, Jm3101_v1.0, whole genome shotgun sequence genomic window:
- the LOC121247883 gene encoding cytochrome P450 705A12-like: MAMIKNDIQEHYFLYVLPLFLSTIFLFKFLFNKLTKPKASNLKLPPSPPMIPFIGHLHLLGPFFHESLQNLSTKYGPIFNLRLGVSRWCMVVQSASAAKEIFKTQDLSFAQHPKLAFADEIPYGDSGFFSAPYGDYWKFIKKVCVNELFSTRQLERSRALREEELDRFLHKVFESAKKKDVVDVGVELMKLTNNIVCRMAMSTRCSETNDEAERIRELVKKNFEVGSKIFIGDVLGPLKRLAFWLYGSQVIDVILRFDEFLEKILKKHEDQSWKGENEDLMDVLLKVYSDDKAEVKTTRTHLKALLLDIFVGSTGTSSEAIVWTLAELINHPNVFRKLREEIKSVVGSSRLVKESDVANLPYLQAVVKETLRLYPPLPVTTRECRQACKIEGFDVPQNTMVAINLYAIMRDPELWDNPNEFWPERFLVSSKEHEDGSVGENSNFLTFGGGRRACPGGKLGLIMMHTAVAAMVQCFDWKVGGDHENKVKVNMELGKGVFMHLAHPLKCLPVICFNPFASSIN; encoded by the exons ATGGCCATGATCAAGAATGACATCCAGGAGCACTACTTCCTCTACGTTCTTCCCTTGTTTCTCTCCACCATATTCTTGTTCAAATTCCTTTTCAACAAGTTAACCAAGCCAAAAGCATCCAATCTCAAGCTCCCTCCGAGCCCCCCGATGATACCCTTCATAGGTCACCTCCACCTCCTTGGGCCATTCTTTCATGAATCATTGCAAAACCTCTCCACCAAATATGGCCCTATTTTCAATCTCCGCCTTGGTGTTTCTCGATGGTGCATGGTTGTCCAATCAGCCTCTGCGGCAAAAGAGATATTCAAAACCCAAGATCTCTCTTTTGCGCAACACCCAAAATTAGCTTTCGCCGATGAAATCCCTTATGGAGACTCAGGATTTTTCAGTGCCCCGTATGGTGATTATTGGAAGTTCATCAAGAAAGTATGCGTGAATGAACTGTTCTCAACCAGACAACTTGAACGGTCACGGGCTCTCAGGGAGGAAGAACTTGACCGGTTTTTGCATAAAGTGTTTGAGAGTGCTAAGAAGAAAGATGTTGTTGATGTGGGTGTTGAGCTTATGAAGCTTACAAATAACATTGTATGCAGGATGGCCATGAGTACAAGGTGTTCAGAGACAAATGATGAAGCTGAGAGGATTAGGGAGTTGGTCAAAAAGAACTTTGAGGTTGGGTCAAAGATTTTTATTGGGGATGTGTTAGGGCCCCTAAAAAGATTGGCTTTCTGGCTTTACGGAAGTCAGGTCATAGATGTGATTCTGAGGTTTGACGAGTTTTTGGAAAAGATATTAAAGAAGCATGAAGATCAAAGTTGGAAGGGAGAGAATGAGGATTTGATGGATGTGTTGTTGAAGGTGTACAGTGATGATAAGGCTGAGGTCAAGACGACCCGAACCCATCTCAAGGCTTTACTACTT GATATTTTTGTGGGAAGCACAGGAACCTCATCGGAGGCCATTGTATGGACATTAGCTGAGCTCATCAATCATCCAAACGTATTTAGAAAGCTCAGAGAAGAAATCAAATCGGTTGTGGGCAGTTCTAGATTAGTTAAGGAATCAGACGTGGCAAATCTTCCTTACTTACAAGCAGTTGTGAAAGAAACACTAAGACTATATCCACCATTACCTGTGACAACAAGAGAATGCCGCCAAGCTTGTAAAATAGAAGGCTTTGACGTGCCCCAGAATACTATGGTGGCAATCAATCTGTATGCTATAATGAGAGATCCAGAGCTATGGGACAATCCAAACGAGTTCTGGCCAGAAAGGTTCTTGGTTTCCTCTAAAGAACATGAAGATGGGAGTGTTGgagaaaattcaaattttcttactTTTGGAGGGGGAAGGAGAGCTTGTCCTGGTGGAAAGTTGGGGTTGATCATGATGCATACTGCAGTGGCAGCCATGGTTCAATGCTTTGATTGGAAGGTTGGTGGAGATCATGAAAACAAGGTGAAGGTAAATATGGAACTTGGAAAGGGAGTTTTTATGCACTTGGCTCATCCACTCAAATGCCTTCCCGTGATTTGCTTCAACCCATTTGCTTCTTcgatcaattaa